Below is a window of Camelina sativa cultivar DH55 chromosome 11, Cs, whole genome shotgun sequence DNA.
TAGCGTGAAACCGAGCTAGATATGTTTGAGAAGCTGGATACGAATCAAGCATTGCACAGTAACGTAGAGGCCTGACATAAGTTAAGTCTGTATCAGATTGTATAAACCTAGTGATCTCTTGCACAACTAGCCTCCACTCCTTAAAGTTTGTCtcctacacacacacacaagaacatcctcaagagaaaaaaacacacacacacagataAAAATAGAGACTTTCACAAAAGGGCAGATCGGAAATAAATACCCTGAAATTAGATTTGCTGTCATCAACCAAAACCCTAAGCTTGTCAGCTAAGTGCAAAACCATATCTTTGCGATCCACaatcaaagaaacaagcaaaaacctCGCGTAGAAACGTAACTCCTTGAATCGAGCACCAAGATCTTTCCCGTGAGCTTCTCCTTCAAAGTACCTCCTCCTAAGAATCGCTTCGTAGAAGACATAAGCCTCAAGAAGGAACCTAGCTTCACTAGTCCTCATGTACTGACTAAAGTAAAGCTGACCAATCCGGCTCGCGATCTCGCCGATTTCCCACCGGTTTAAACCGGAATCGACCAGCTTCGACCTGTGGGATTGCTGATAATTCCATAGCTTCATATAAGCTTTGAAGACCTTGTGGAAGTAGTGACTCTGTGCTCTTCCAAACGCCGGGAGATCGCGAACTCTCGCGAATTTACGGTCTGCGTTCTCCACCAAAGCTCGGAAATTTCTCGAAACATCTTCACCCGCCATCTGCAAGACTACTTTGCCCTCACTTCCGGTGATAACCGCCGTCGTTTATCATCGGCTctcaagagagagaagaagactaaTCAATCAATGGGAACAacggtggagagagagagagagagagagagagagagagagagataaatatgattttttttttctcgttttattttatttatttttgtgtttgtcacaatttatatctttcttttttttttaacagctgATTTAATTTATACCATCTTATTTTTTATGAGAGTTTTTTTCCAACTTCAaagattattttattatgtGTTCCTCTTTTAGTTGTTGATCACCTTTCTAAAAGTAgttgaagaaaagaataaaaatgtattcttgggattattaataattttgattattgtttaattttgagggaaaaaaaaaaagaaattgacaTTATAAGCAATGTAAAACATTGTTATTTTTAGCTGtctaaattgtattaaaaaaaatatagaagatgCTTGGGTATTAGCAAAAACGCATGTGAGCACGAACCCACAAAAGAATTTTGCAGAATCATATAATAGTACTAAGTAATCTCGTTTTGTGTTGTGTAATCATCGTGAGACGAGCTGGCAATGGTATCATCTACTATATCTTTACACACTGATTAATAGGTGTACATGTATAGTCGTTTTAGCACATGGTCCGTAACGTACGTACGTACATACTTGAACGAAATATTATTGTTTGCTTGTATTTAGTCTCTCCTCATCCATATATGTatacaaattctaaatataGAACAATTCAAtgcttgtttcttttggttagtTTTGTGCATTTAAATTATGAAGTTTGGTAGAAGAAATTAATGATGGCAGCAATAAGCAACTTAATTAGCACATGATTATTTGTCTAAGAACCTTTTTCATATGTATATGATTCCTCTTTTTTTAACTATGATTATGTTATATGTGAATGTATCTGTCGAAGCACAAGGATGATGAGTCGGTAATCGGCAGCAACatctataatttaattatttagagGAATCCTAGGGGGAAAAAAGGTGTTATTAAGACTATAGTAATTGACTAATTGtgatgttaaaagaaaaaaaggttgtTTTCGTTATGTTGCTTTCGACTTTTAAATACGGAAATAAATTTTACAACTGTGTAATTTTTAtgttatgttgttattcaatatTCATAGTTGACTTTCTCCCTGGTTAATAGTggtcttttttgctttttcggATTTTGTTCTAAATTGGTCTAATGTTGTAATCATCACATCTAGTACTACAATTTACTTTAGAGGTGGACCGACGCGACATGCTCATTGTGTTATTCGGGTCTTGTTGCGGACATTAATATGATAACGAAATCGATCTTTTTTGTGCTCGAGTTTGACATGTAACAACAATACTTGAACTTGATAGCATTTTTAGGTGCTATTATGTTTTAATCTTTAACTATAACAGTTATTATGTGATTATCTATCGACTCAGATGAGCGaatcttttgattgtttttgacACAAGTAAAAAACCTTAGATATGAAAACGATGAGAAAACTAAAGATATTAAACCAAGATGAATAAATGAAAAAtgtcatatacatattttgtcttttacatATCTGCAAATTTAAAATACGAGTGGGGCACATTTCCATTAACTTATTATAGTAGTAGTTAGATGTTAGTTGTCTGaactctattttacatttattttatattctgtatcgatattcatatatttaaatcGGTCTTGTTCCTGTTTGATACATggcatatataaaaataaaaatataaaagtctAAATTAATAGTATCATTTGCTTTCGTAGATCAATTGGTACGTCGCCCTTATTTTTAGCTAAAAAGCTTTATTAGGTAGGAAACGTTATTTGCTAGCTACAAAATGTACCTCTCTATTTTGGAcatgtttagttttattttttctttatgtgaCCTATCACATGAATACATTCCGTTGGgctaaaaaacaaacataaactcacaagtaaccaaaaaaaaaaaaaaatcataaaaagatGAGTAATTCATTTTTTGAGTATCCATATAAAACTATGGATTATTTGTCTTATATGTTGGAACGTTTCAACATCCCCGTCTCACGAATAACTGAGAGAATATTAAAgcttttatatgtttgtttcttaTGAATATTCGAAAATTCAACTCGATTGACTGACTAGTGGCAGAGCTGTGGCCAATTTATCTGAATCTTGTGACAACAAAAtactaaacaattaaaatgaattttccaagaaaagatagagaaaagaaaaacataaagagCAAAAGGAAAATGTGTGACTCCAAATCAGTGCAGAACCTATTAGTAGTGTCAAAGTAGATATTGTTCTTTTGTAATGTCAAcagatttgtgtgtgtgtgttgggcACAAAGTGGATTGGGAAAGCTTTTGCATTACCAGATAAAAAGAAGGTACTTAGTgatgaagagagaaaaagtaaaAGGTTTGTTATCATTActaaagtcttttttttcttacagtcAAAAATATCTTATACACCTATATTATTAGCCTAATACAGTTTAATATGgatgtaaaagaaaaagtagtAATGTGCTTTGCTTACATATGGGTCTTTCTTTGGGCTGAACAGCctagtaataataaatataacaattgGGCCGCTTTATTATATGCCAaacatatttaacaaataacaacacccattctaataattttatttccttttaattttgtaGCCAAGGTTTTGGATTTCTTACACATCACATTCGCccaatttttatttggttataatttttgataataaGCTTTACAAACAACTCAAATATAGACACACGAGTGTTCTTTTGCTAATAGCCATTGACTTAGCGAGCTTGCAATAACTCtcttcgttttgttttgtctgtcCCAGCAACAGCAGAGTCGGAGAAAGacgaaaataacaaaacaaaaggttcGGTCAAGACTCGATTagtaatgttttgtgttttttttttctcttctgggaaaaaaatattttttttttaacatattggCGCCGAATAATTTGACTTTTATTAGCTGCGGGAAAAAAAAGTAGGCTCCACCGCTGCTGACTCAAACTATTGTTTAGGAGTTCGGACCACTGTTTAATAGCCGCGTGTCAAACCATCtttagacaaaacaaaagtgtCGTCGTTTTGATAAAAGCCATATtgctctctctgtctctgtcgcTCGCTTAAGCCGGCGAGAGCCGTATATATAAGCTGTCTCCTATGAATGGGTTTTATACCTTTTAGTAATCGTAttcgaatcttttttttcttctaattaccATATCATTTGTAATTTATCACAAGTCTGTAGTATCATTAGTCTAATATTGTTAAGTTTAGTTACCTCTCTGTTGTATCATCCATATTTTCCTACAAAACTTATCGCGAGTATTTTAGTCGAGTCATTCGAGTTTCCCCGAGCATAGCTTCGTAATGTTAATAACTActagttaagacttaagagtgTGTGTGATTTATAATGCTTGAGTGACCATCTTTCTTAACAAATAAAGTTATGGCTTATATATGAGGAACTATAGAAATAAGACACATGGAAGTTTTCATATCTTCAATTTGACATGTTTTCAAATGACATGTTGTTCTATCCCTAATACGTTTGAAGCCTAACAAAAGTTTTAAATGTTAACTAACAAtctccttttctattttttactttcaataGAATCCAAAAATCGAAACAATGTCATTGACGTGATATTTTCAccaatttttgttatatatagtgtgaaattttataaaacatccTAATTATTTTGATGATCACATCAACTAATTAAATATTTCCAAATTTAGAGTATTATAAAAATTTCCAGGAATAAAGACTTGAGAGGGACGTTTCTAAAAAATGACCACACCTTGTAGTTGTTTAATGACAAGTTAACCCCATTTGCGTAAAATAAAACTGCCTTTCACAATCAGAAAGCATATATATGAGTTTCTTCTACAAGGAGGGCCCCGGGGTGTTGAAAAACATAACCTATCGAGAGATTAACAAAGATGATTATACTGTATATGCTTTCTTAATTTAACAATAGCTAGAttctaataaaaacattattttgttatattctcGCTATAAAATAAAACTCGATTTGTATTCTTACGCTATAGAATTATACACAAAAAAAGTAGTCTAGGGTTTAAAAGAGAGGGACACTAAAAGTCTTTGTAGGCTTGTAGCTAACATGATCAACCaataaagaaacatatatatgctTTTGGTTTAAGTCCAGTTAATCCCAATATCAAATAACTTTCATGATTATACATTTATACTACACATGTTGAAgaaaatgttttaaacaaattttgaactaccgtatatataataaacttcGTATTGATTGTACAACAAACCAATTTTTTCATCGACGATTTTGTCTTCGCTGAATACATATATGTACTTGAAAATGATATTTCTTTGCTCATATTATACTAATATAGGGATACTACGACACGAACCACCAACAAAAAGCATTAATGATTTCAAAAGTATACAATAAAGTTAATTGGGATGTTTTAGTTGTTTAATTTACGTGTaaaatagtagtagtactatATAATTTGAAGGATTTGCAAAGAttctaaaaaagaaacaattgtgATATTTGCTAAGAGAAAGTGAAGCACACAACAGAAATGTTCGCCGCCCGGAATCAAATGGAATATTAAAACTGTAGTAGTACATTAGTAGTAGATTACTACAACTAGGTTATAGAAGACataaaattcaagaaaattaaaacaatctacTAATCAAACTAATGTGCAAGTATGCTAATGTGCAACATCTAAAGTCGCACACTTAAGTTTAAAAGTAAACCGACAAAATCTAAACCGACCAAACCGAGTCTCTCACATCATGCAACGTGTGGAAGATACAGATGAGGTGGGTTGGAAATAGACGGCTGTGAAGCCGTGAAATGTCGCGAATCGGAGGGCTAAGAAATTGAAAAGCACTGTACACGTGTCTATCTTCCTCCGtcgaatattatatattataaaacatatttattttattgtataatttttGGCAATAGTGACAAATGGCAAATGATGAAAACGACATCTTCTCTGATTGGCCCACAAGCACATGGGTGTGTAGGTCCTACTGTAACGAAAGGAAATTACAATGCAGTTCCCTTATTTTCTGAGTTGGcaatataaagaataaaatataatattttttatttactttttattatgaTCCTCAAGTAAGCATAATAAACATAGCAATAGCAGACCAGGTAGTTCAAACAGATCAAGCAGAATAAAAGTAGATCAAATATTTGGCTGTTCAAGTGCAGATTAAAGGTGAACAACATCAAAAAAGCTGCAGACCAAATCTACATATATTTCTATTGCATTtatcataaaaacacaaaaaaatatgaactgtACACAATTCATctgcattaatttttaaaagtaacaaaattctTGAATGATAACTTAGTGATAAGAGAACTACATTAAAAGTGATTTGCTATTTTTCTATTCTTTGAATGCCTATGAATTTGCATAATTTTACCCTTAAATATaagaagaaataatttttaaacaattggAGCAAGTATTAATATTATGATTATAAGTTTGATCAaaggaaattataaaaaagaaaaaaagggtacTGGGTGACATATTGTGATATGAATGCCCCTCAATTTCAGATACGATCCGTGACAATGGTAAAAGCTTCTGTTTCTGACAGTGTCAGAATGAATGAATTTTTTACATCATTCACTAAAAACGATGTCCCCATGCTTTCCCACTTTAATAACAAAACGTGTACGCACAATCATGGTAACAAAAGCAccttgatgattgatgatgatatactactactactagtagcATTTTTATCTCACAAGCCAATCCTATGTTTTTAAgcctatgatgatgatgatatcttAATTTATCGCCTTTTCCTTActagtattagaaaaaaaaacacctttaTTGACTTTCTTTACCAAAAGCAAAATTCATAGACGTCAAAAGCTTTTCACGTATATCGACGAGTTTGTAACATTAATTAGAGTTGTCGTGGTCGTGGGATTAGGAAAGAATAGATGTTACCATTTCACCCATTTCAGAAAcagttaaaccaaaaaaaaagaagctaatttttcaaaattacttATGTATGAGTCAATTGATGTGTGAGTCAATTGATGTGTTTATTTGgaataaaaacacacaattcGGACTTGAGGAGTAAAAAAACGTATTAAGAGTTATATTGCTTTCATATCAGAGACAGAGAGTGTCCCTAGTTGATTCCTATtactgtaaaaataaaaataaaaacacctTTCAACATCGTTAAAATTACACGAAGAGCCATGGAAACGAGaggtaaaagataaaaataaatttacaatctTAAGCGCAATAATTATCTTTCTCCTTAATCCCGCGGAGttagttaattttaataacCCTTCCTCCTTAATCCTTTATTTATCgattattttcacttttgccCCCCTCTGTTCCCACGGAGCACGATTCGATTCGATCATCCCAAATGATTCTCCTTAAGTCCAATGATCAGAAGCAGAGTACCAATGAAGTGACGGTGGTTGTTCATCGGAGAAGAATCCACAAGCTTCTTCACCGCTTAGAAAATCGTCGTGATCCTCTCTTTGTTCCGTTTTCACAAACTGTAAGAAACTCCCGCCGGCAACCGTAGACGGCGGCGTTAATCTTCCGTTGTCCGAACTTGTTTCTTCGTTTAGAACTGCGCTTGAGTCGCAGCTATCGGAGTATCCAGCGTCTCCAACAACTGCGGTAGAATTCGGTAAAAGGTCACGGAGGTCGTCGGTGAAGCTTCGCCGGTAGTTAAACCCGGTTGAATGTTCAAGAAACTGCGGAGGAGACGATGGAGTCGAATCCGTCTTGTGAAAACTCTCCGGCAATGAAACTACTTCTTCTCTCTTAACACTCTCAGTCGTAGCTTTGttgttatcttcttctccgTTGATCGTAGCTTTGATTTTACTAATCTGCgatcacaaaattcaaaaaaaatcaaacctttttgaatttttggactgttaaagtttcaatttttaagattttaggTTTTTACCTCTTGGAGAAGAGAATCGTTGTCACGGCGGAGAGAATCAAAATTGTGGCGGAGAGAGTCGTATTGGCTCTTAAGAATGCCGTAATCTTTCtcaagttgttttgttttccacCGTGCACGACGGTTTTGAAACCAAACCGCTACTTGACGAGGTTGGAGTCCAAGCTCTTGTGCTAGTTTCGTTTTCCTCTCAGGTTCGAGTTTGTTCTCAAGTTCGAAATTTTTCTCAAGAGCTTTGACTTGGTCAACTCTcagtcttctcttcttttccgATAGACCCATGTGGTGGTTGTGGTTGCCGGAGTATTCCTCGATTAGTGTAGCATCTTCCTCGTAACCTTCAAGCATAGATTGGTAATTACTTCCGTAACCTCTTGGACTCTgttcatctgtttttttttttttgaaaaaccaaataaaattagaaacagTAGTAGAAAGGATCAAATGAGGTTTGTCTGATATTAAACAaaatggagaaagaaagaaaaaaaaaaagaaggtaaaataACCTGTAGAAGTGGAGATGAGACCACACATTGAATCTGAGCTGCTTAGCCTCTTCATGGTGAcagccaaaataaaaaaaagtccaaATCTTTACAAAAATGGATATGGATTGAGCTTCTTTACTTgaacacataaacaagaaagaaggGACTTTAGAGGAACAAAttagagaaacagagaagatatGGACTGAGAAAGTCCAACAGAGTGAAAGCTTTTAGTTATCTATTTACAGAGGAagcagagagagggagagagagcaatggtttgttctttgttttcaatatgAACAAGTTGGTTTCACACTTTCCCTTTCTTTAAATAAACCAAACTTGGGTTACGATTAAAGTGGTTAAAATGTAACTAAGGTTAAGTTTTGAACCAGAGCTACATATAGCTCAGCTCGGCTCTGTAGCGGAATCTGTGATACGACGTCGTAtgtgtttatttataatataatttggttatGCATGCAGAacctaatttattttatttatgtagggtgtttttattttattttattttcaattcagAGAAATTATTAAACAGCGAAAAGTATTATACGTAAGAAAG
It encodes the following:
- the LOC104720943 gene encoding homeobox-leucine zipper protein ATHB-16-like translates to MKRLSSSDSMCGLISTSTDEQSPRGYGSNYQSMLEGYEEDATLIEEYSGNHNHHMGLSEKKRRLRVDQVKALEKNFELENKLEPERKTKLAQELGLQPRQVAVWFQNRRARWKTKQLEKDYGILKSQYDSLRHNFDSLRRDNDSLLQEISKIKATINGEEDNNKATTESVKREEVVSLPESFHKTDSTPSSPPQFLEHSTGFNYRRSFTDDLRDLLPNSTAVVGDAGYSDSCDSSAVLNEETSSDNGRLTPPSTVAGGSFLQFVKTEQREDHDDFLSGEEACGFFSDEQPPSLHWYSASDHWT